The following are encoded in a window of Streptomyces sp. Go-475 genomic DNA:
- a CDS encoding phosphoribosylaminoimidazolesuccinocarboxamide synthase, translating to MSGFVEKPEPLQVPGLVHLHTGKVRELYQNEAGDLVMIASDRISAYDWVLPTEIPDKGRILTQLSLWWFDQLADLVPNHVLSTELPAGAPADWEGRTLICKSLRMVPVECVARGYLTGSGLAEYNESRTVCGLALPEGLVDGSELPAPIFTPATKAEVGEHDENVSYEEVARQVGAETAAQLRQATLAVYSRGRDIARERGIILADTKFEFGFDGDTLVLADEVLTADSSRFWPADEWQPGRAQPSYDKQFVRDWLTSAESGWDRASEQPPPPLPQQVVDATRAKYVEAYERLTGTSWA from the coding sequence GTGTCCGGATTCGTCGAAAAGCCCGAGCCGCTCCAGGTTCCGGGCCTGGTACATCTGCACACCGGCAAGGTGCGGGAGCTGTACCAGAACGAGGCGGGCGACCTCGTGATGATCGCCAGCGACCGCATCTCCGCGTACGACTGGGTACTGCCGACGGAGATCCCCGACAAGGGCCGGATCCTCACGCAGCTCTCCCTGTGGTGGTTCGACCAGCTCGCCGACCTGGTCCCGAACCACGTCCTGAGCACGGAACTGCCCGCGGGCGCGCCCGCCGACTGGGAGGGCCGCACGCTGATCTGCAAGTCGCTCCGGATGGTCCCCGTGGAGTGCGTGGCCCGCGGCTACCTCACCGGCTCGGGCCTGGCCGAGTACAACGAGTCCCGCACGGTCTGCGGCCTCGCCCTCCCCGAGGGCCTGGTCGACGGCAGCGAGCTGCCCGCCCCGATCTTCACCCCGGCCACGAAGGCCGAGGTCGGCGAGCACGACGAGAACGTCTCCTACGAGGAGGTCGCCCGCCAGGTCGGCGCGGAGACCGCGGCGCAGTTGCGCCAGGCGACCCTCGCCGTCTACTCGCGGGGCCGGGACATCGCCCGGGAGCGGGGCATCATCCTCGCGGACACCAAGTTCGAGTTCGGCTTCGACGGCGACACCCTGGTCCTCGCCGACGAGGTCCTCACCGCCGACTCCTCGCGCTTCTGGCCGGCCGACGAGTGGCAGCCGGGCCGGGCGCAGCCGTCGTACGACAAGCAGTTCGTCCGGGACTGGCTGACCTCGGCGGAGTCCGGCTGGGACCGCGCGAGCGAGCAGCCGCCGCCCCCGCTGCCGCAGCAGGTCGTCGACGCCACCCGCGCCAAGTACGTGGAGGCGTACGAGCGCCTGACCGGCACGAGCTGGGCGTGA
- a CDS encoding N,N-dimethylformamidase beta subunit family domain-containing protein: MGPEQIRRWESGALAHAVTDPFGLGPVPWLRGSVTYFDDTGRVVPWYADQDAPHAPHAPHAPHTPKQGTRSGGPRAADDVHRQIKGFTSTGAVAPGEAIDFHVTVDPPQEFGVDIYRIGHYGGDGAAKITTSPRLSGIVQPPPLTADRTVSCHHWWLSWRLQVPSYWNIGAYVAVLTTADGYRSHVPFTVRHDQPADLLLVLPDITWQAYNLYPEDGRTGASLYHAWDEQGRLLGEADAATTVSFDRPYAGAGLPLHVGHAYDFIRWAERYGYDVAYADASDLHAGRVDPARYRGLVFPGHDEYWSADMRRTVEAARDAGASLVFLSANSMYWQVELGPSPSGVPHRLLTCRKRRGPGKPVLWREIDRAEQQLLGIQYAGHVPEPHPLIVRNAGHWLWEATGAHEGDEIEGLVAGEADRYFPRTPLPEHEERVLLAHSPYTDKEGVLRHQETSLYRAPSGAWVFASGTFAWSPALDRPGHVDARIQRATANLLDRICKRD; this comes from the coding sequence ATGGGTCCGGAGCAGATCCGCCGCTGGGAGTCGGGAGCGCTGGCACACGCCGTGACGGATCCCTTCGGCCTGGGCCCCGTCCCATGGCTGCGCGGCAGCGTGACGTACTTCGACGACACGGGCCGGGTCGTCCCCTGGTACGCGGACCAGGACGCGCCCCACGCGCCCCACGCGCCCCACGCGCCCCACACGCCGAAGCAGGGCACCCGCTCCGGCGGCCCCCGCGCGGCGGACGACGTCCACCGCCAGATCAAGGGCTTCACCTCCACCGGCGCGGTCGCCCCCGGCGAGGCCATCGACTTCCACGTCACCGTCGACCCGCCCCAGGAGTTCGGCGTCGACATCTACCGCATCGGCCACTACGGCGGTGACGGCGCCGCCAAGATCACCACCAGCCCGCGCCTGTCCGGCATCGTGCAGCCCCCGCCGCTCACGGCCGACCGTACGGTCTCCTGCCACCACTGGTGGCTCTCCTGGCGCCTCCAGGTCCCGTCGTACTGGAACATCGGCGCGTACGTCGCCGTGCTCACCACCGCCGACGGCTACCGCTCCCACGTGCCGTTCACCGTCCGCCACGACCAGCCGGCCGACCTGCTCCTGGTCCTGCCCGACATCACCTGGCAGGCGTACAACCTCTACCCGGAGGACGGCCGCACCGGCGCCAGCCTCTACCACGCCTGGGACGAGCAGGGCCGACTGCTCGGCGAGGCCGACGCCGCCACGACGGTCTCCTTCGACCGCCCGTACGCGGGCGCCGGCCTCCCCCTGCACGTCGGCCACGCGTACGACTTCATCCGCTGGGCCGAGCGCTACGGCTACGACGTCGCCTACGCCGACGCCAGTGACCTGCACGCGGGCCGCGTCGACCCCGCGCGCTACCGCGGTCTGGTCTTCCCGGGCCACGACGAGTACTGGTCGGCCGACATGCGCCGGACCGTGGAGGCCGCCCGCGACGCCGGCGCCTCGCTCGTCTTCCTCTCCGCCAATTCGATGTACTGGCAGGTGGAGCTGGGCCCCTCCCCGTCCGGTGTCCCCCACCGGCTGCTGACCTGCCGCAAACGCAGGGGCCCGGGCAAGCCGGTGCTGTGGCGGGAGATCGACCGGGCGGAGCAGCAACTCCTCGGCATCCAGTACGCGGGGCACGTCCCAGAGCCGCACCCGCTGATCGTGCGCAACGCCGGGCACTGGCTCTGGGAGGCGACCGGGGCGCACGAGGGCGACGAGATCGAGGGCCTGGTCGCGGGCGAGGCCGACCGCTACTTCCCGCGCACCCCGCTGCCCGAGCACGAGGAGCGCGTGCTGCTCGCCCACTCCCCGTACACCGACAAGGAGGGCGTCCTCCGCCACCAGGAGACGTCCCTGTACCGCGCCCCCTCCGGTGCCTGGGTCTTCGCATCCGGAACGTTCGCCTGGTCCCCGGCCCTGGACCGTCCCGGCCACGTCGACGCGCGCATCCAGCGCGCCACCGCCAACCTCCTGGACCGCATCTGCAAACGCGACTGA